Part of the Sander lucioperca isolate FBNREF2018 chromosome 1, SLUC_FBN_1.2, whole genome shotgun sequence genome is shown below.
GTTCCCATCAAGTGCATGGTGTGCTTGTCTTTGAATGCACTGTCCAATCCCTTTGCCTTTTTGTTGTAAGGAACAACTCcagctgtactttttttttttgtacggAAACAAAATGGTCGCCTGACTTTGAACATTCCATTTCTTTGTGTTTGGTTTGTCTACTTTGATTCTGTATAGTGGCACaaattgtgtttgtttaaacattttgaGAGATAACAGGTGCTTTTCTTACTTTAGCTGATTTGTATTTTGCTGTAAGTGCTGTAAGACTGTTGATAAAACTGTTTACAATTTGTTGCGACAGCCATTTTTGGGAAGACTTCAGTGTCGAGCCAGATTTTGTAAAGGCTTTGCTGTATTGACCTTTTTGATACATGCCTGTTGCGATTTGAATAATAAAACCTGTTGTTGACAAATCTTCGACttttacatgtttaaagcaTGTCATCTAATACTGTAGTTAACCTGAGCAGAAATGACTGTATCCAAGTTAAGTTACACTAACCTTTGACTGATCCTATTAAAGAGCAATTTAATGAGAGAATGTGACTTTTGTTAggtgaaaacacagacacagaccagAGCAAGTCAGGACAGAACAAACTTTTATTTAGAGATTTGACAATTCAAATTTTATGATTTTTATGGAAGACAACTCTTCTACAAAATCCTACTATTGCCACATCCAGTCCACCTTCCCTTTATAAAAAGGTAATACTAGTAGTTGAAGCAGCAACTACGCTGGCATAATAAACAGAACTGGAGACAACACGTACCTGTTCTTTCACTAAtctaaaaatatgaatttgcTTAACAGTTAGAGcatcttattttcctcactattTGTGTCATCCTAAAAAGGGACATAAAAAGATATTTGGTGAAAGGCAGAATCTCGCAGATCACTGGAATGTTTTTGGCTCAAACACGGATCGTACTAAGGAGATAAATAAACTAACTAAAACTGGGATGCATATATTTGAACCAGCAAAAGACATACAAGCCCCGGCAAGACTGGCAACTAGGAGCAACTAGGACACAACGTACACAGAATCAACAGATAAAGAACAAACTCGTTTAAATGCCACTTGGAAAAAAATTACGGACAAATCTACAACATAATTACCTGTTAAAATCTTAATTTTCTACTTAAACCACAACATAAATAGAAGGATCCCAATCATAAATTAGTCTATCATACATGTATAAACAATACAGCACAAATAAGAAAGTGCTCCCTTTGTTCTGTGATAAAAGAACTCTTTAGCTTTCACAGACCCCTGAAAAATGGGAATGCAAACGTGACCAACTATGCTATGTGCAACATTTAACAAAAACCTAAGTAATGATTGAgcaataaaatgaataatgttaaATGATTCTGTAGTGTTGCCTCTGACACTTTCACTCAGGACTGGTATGAGCAGAAATTGAAACTAttcaacagaaaaacaaaaagacattcagttaaacaaatacaataaatcGTGTTTGTAAAAGAGAAAGCTAATATAAGTTATAAAAGTGCAAAAACAGATGGTCAAGATGACTCTGAATCAGATAAAGAACAGATGATGGATACTTCAGGCAGAATCCCTTGTTCTTCCACAGAAACAGCTGataataaaaatgttgataAGGCACTTCAAAGTGTCCACAGCACCTCTGGACCACGAGTTGAGAACCACCTGTTCAGAGCAACTTCCTTTTTCCAGTTGATTTCAACATGTGCTGCCCAAACTGTGAAAACAGACATAAGACGAATAAGAATAAAGTACACACGACTCTACAAACCACTTAAGACGAGTCCAGTCAAATAACATACACTTGATTCCACGGATAACAAAAGAACTTGTGAGAATGGACCCTGAAATTCCACCTTAAGAAAAATGTTACATGGTGTTATTCGATATAGTGATAGACCGATTTTATCggccgaccgatatatcgggccgatatttgcgtttttgcatgtatcggccgatacgcagcTGCTGCGTTCGCCGATAGTTTTTTcccggcattatttacagacaggtgtccacaggcagctctgtgtttccggagacgctgcagttcacgtgcagaccatgcactgcccctcccccactgGCAGAGATGgtgctggaagcctgccaggcttccagcaccagcagcagccttaaattacaaatcaagcactttatttcaatggctacttttcaggtttatcgttttcttaaattatttaaatgtgttgacaaaggacatcttgtgatgacctgattatatctgtcttatatgtcagcaagcaatgcatcatcaaggatgtgttgtagatgttgatgaaagccttttacccttgcacagttaaccatatgcagtgcacccatccatatgatgcacactgcacacataatttgggtgatatgaatgtaagatgattgcagaagtgacacttatcggtgtttttattatttaaaaaaaaaaatggcaaagcAGATTctgaaaacaaatccagtgtggcagggtttacatttttatgatgtaaattgaAGGAGCAAAAGCACTATCTGCTCCAAATATCGGCTCAAGAAAATCGGCAGCCCGTATCAGTCATCGGCTAAGGCTGATGAAAAACAATCAGTATCGGCACtaaaaaaatccatatcggtcgatccctaattCAATATCATATctacaaacacagacaacagtCTCTTtaagttaaagtgcccatattatgaaaacaaaaacactttttctgggatttggggtgttattttgtgtctctggtgcttccacacgcatacaaactttgaaaaaaaaaacacccatgctgtttagagtgagatacgggtttctgaatgtgtcctgccttcagtctccgggcgagctgttcaaaatctgcacggctttctacgtcactagccgaaacgagctggctaaccacaaccgttagcatgctagcactagcatgctacctcgttctcaatggcaaagcactgctacaacacacacaagttcaccataatctacaaaagaactacttacatgtgcgcccttgtttagaataagtctcctggctaatcctgccttgtaactgaccgaagttggagaaacagcctttcttttactgtctatggaaacagctagctaacatgatccttacctagctactgcgcatgtgcgactacaaacaaagatagtacagaagaagagatgtctcactctgtagctgaaacagagacctgaacacagagtgaaaagaggagctgcagcagtgagagagagctgtgcagtactacaaaaatatgatgttttttgaaaattaaaccatgtaaacctattctggtacaaccttaaaatacaattatgaacctgaaaatgagcataatatgggagctttaaaaaagaaatcagaaACAATATTTGCAGTTGCTCCACTAAGGACTCATTAATTGCTGATTTTGTGGTGTCTGCGGCTTGTTTTAGATAGCAGTGATGAATACAGTAACATCTCTCACCAAAGGGGATTCGGTCTGAGGTTTTACTTCTGAAACGGGAAGTTTAAACTCCTCTTTGTCTGCTTGTTCACTGTCGTGTCGATAGCGATGGGCAAACTTGCGTTTCAGGGCCTCGGCGATGAGAGCTGCAGCATCTGCAGGCTCACTGGACTTCACTTTGGCTTCACTTTCCCCTGGACGACTATGAAACATACAGTTGAGCAATTACAAAAGATTAGAACTGGACTATTTGTGTGGTATACAAATATATCTTTCCATTTATAGCAGCTGCTCAAGAAGACAAGTCTACATGTGTTGTTCTGAAGCTGCATGACAAACTACTAAATGAGGAAAAGATGTGTCAGCTCGAGTTGAATCTGTGGTTATGTCGAACTATAAAACAACCATTACAGTAATACAGGGAGGCAAGACCATAAACACCTACGGTTAGCTGGGATAAACATCTATTAccttaaaaaaatactttagtCTTCACATTTGATCATTTCCAAATGTATCTGAATGTATTCTCATTGATTCACTATTTAAGTAGAGGTACCTTTTGACTGATCGTAACTTGACTTTGCTCATGTCTTTCAGGACATCAAGCATGCTGGGGATTTCTGCTGGCCTTGAATCCAAAACTGTCTGGCTGTCCGTCTTCTTCCCTCTGCGCTCCTTTAtcaagtcaatggcagaaaatgTGCGCTGGAGACTTGAGGGTgccggtggtggtggtggtggaggaggtggtggaggggggggaggcAGGGTGCCACAGGGTGGAGGGGGAGGTGTCCCCGTGGTAGCAGCTGAGGTGAAACAAAGGAAAGAAACATCTCAAAGCTGGATGACATGTGAAACTCTGCTACCATCTAGAGGAAACTTTATATTACTGCATTGGAGCAAATGGAGGAAAACAAATCCCTTGACGTGGAAAGAGGTAAGTCTATGTTTTTGAAGGCTGTGTAAGAGATACCTGGCTGTGTGGTCTTTTCCTGAGCCAATACGAGTTGTGCTATCTGAGCTCTTAGTTTGGCAAGTTCTGTCTCCAGTGCACTGATCTTCTGAGTGGTCTCATTGTTGCTGATTGTTGGCCCTTGCGGGTCTGGTGTCCCCTCATGCAGGCTTGGTAGTGACCTCTGGCGGGTTAAGGGTTTTCTCTGAGGATGAGGCTGGCGGGCTCGAAACACGAATCCAGGTGGGATCGCTGACCTGTTTCTATTAAGGCAGAATCAACTTTTTCTAGATGCTACTCACAGGAACAAGCAATTCTCCTCCTAGATGTAACCGACAGATCACTATTGCGCTCTCACCTGCCAAAGGAGTCTTCGTCATCCTCCTCATCCCTGTCGATCCAGGCGACATCAGCCAGAGAGGCCACCAAACCATTCTGCCTCCTGCTGCCAATCAGGACACCAGCATCCTCATTGTACGGATAAAGCTGTCAGAGAGAGAACAGCcatgtttaacttttttttttttttttttttaaaaacacccaCCAGGACACATTACACCACTGATCTCAACAACTAAAAATGTAAGTATTTACGTAATAAAATAGGAAATGAGGGCAGTTCAGAGTGAGGAGGTGTGGAGGGAATCTATACAATGGTAATGAAAGGTTCAGGTAGGTTAGAAGGTAGCTCAGTAGGTCTTTAGTCAGCTCAGTGTTGTTGAAGGTTGCTGAACAAACTGACCTAAAGCAGACATACTGCATTCCTCAAAGCTAGGGAGGGTAGCTggagacagaagaaagacaAAGCAGTgttgaaagagacagaaaagcaGTTTTTAAAATGATGTGCCACTGAACTGAAATATTTCAAAAGTTGAGTCTGTTTATGGTTCATAAATGAAAACAGCCAGACATCCTGATGTAAACGAAGCTGGGAGAGGGTGTGTGATTTGTTGTCATGTGGCTGTGACTCCAACAGTCAGGAGAgacagcagaaaggcagaagaGGAGACAGGGCTCTAGCAAATGTGACAAAGAACATGCCACTATCTTAAAGTACAAGATATACATTTAAAAGACTGACAGTCTGTCTGTTAAATGACACAACACTATAAAAATTATGATCATGGTAACCTTCCTTTACCTGAAAATGAACCCTGGGGCAGGGGTTAAAAGGAAGACTAGAAGCTATTCTCCTCACAATACTTCTCGAGGACCCATAGGGCTTGGCTGATCCAAAAgcctgcaaaaacaaaagtacatCACAAACGAAAGAGAGAAAAATGCCACATTCTGTTGATTACAATTAACTTTGTAATTAACTAAATGCAGTCAACACAATCTGCATTTGAGTGGAAACATCCACTAGTCCATGGCTGGTACTTCTCAGATATTATACATGCGAGAGACCTTAACAATGGGCTTTCAGATAAGAGCCAGACAAAAGGTACAATACGGTGGCGTTTCAGGCTCTGTGTTAGACTACGAAATCAAATTTTGTTGAGTCAGACATCAACACAGATTGGCACATACCAGGTCCATTTCGATTCGTGCATAGTCTTTATTCATTTCTGTTGATGTGTTTCACAAGGGCAGATGGACACATGCCTCAACACCAAGTGTATCATCACCAAACGGTAATTCTAGTGGAAACAGAACTTCAGTTAGAATCACCTTAAACACAAAAATTAAAATCCAACAATTACTTCTTAAGGCAACTTTATGTCTCTGCAATGTATACTTGTGTTAAGATGCTCCAGTACAATACACTGACATACATTCTCTGTATCAGCCTTTAGTGTTACTGGCAATATAattcatttttcaatattaTCATTGCTGCCAATAACTGATTAGGGAATCGAATTTCTCTGATCCATTTTCCCAACAAGAGGGCATGTAATACAACTgtcaaagtaaaaagaaaataaattaaaaattgtATGATCTTTAACGTTAACGTACAATATTAACAGTTAATGGTTTTATTTTAGCAAAGGCACTAACGTTATATGCAAATTGTAGAAAAACATACAGGACGATGCTGgttatttaaaaacacataaacaaaTGTAACGTTATGTTTTCGAGCTAGATTGATCGTACAGGTGAATGTGTTAGCAAAATTAAAAGGGTAAATTATTTCTTTAACGGACAGAGTGCCTAAAAGATGCTAACAACGATAGCGGGCTAGCTAACTCCAGGCAACTTTACCAACCGCTGACACATTTTTTAGGATATGTCGAAGACACGCACAACTCTAGTTACCGCTAACGTTAGTTGTACGTGTGTAACTGACGTTACATTCATAAACAAAGATCGCTTGTATGTGTAACTTTGAATCCAACTTACCAAGACTGACGCTGGGAGACAACGTTCTGAGTTTTTCCACCTTGTCAACCAACCGACATCCACGAGCCAATTGGATTATATGGATCACAATGGCTAGGTTGTGGCCATAAAATGCAACCATTGGTTATTCACTTTGATTGACAAACAAAGCCACCAACTGCGTTTGACCTATAAAAGAAAATTATCTGATGATTGGGTTTCACATCAGTCAATCAAATTATACTGTCCAATCATATGACAGAAACTTTGTGTATGTTCGTTATACTTCCCTTCATTTCCCGGCGGCGAGTATTTTTTTTCCCAGGATGACGAAggcatgtcccgccctactctaCCTTACTTTTTCTCTTATTGGCTTACCCTGACATTCTTACTTTTACACTAACCAATCCTACTTATCttacctaaacctaaccaacctaAACAGAGCAGGCAGCAA
Proteins encoded:
- the mtfr1 gene encoding mitochondrial fission regulator 1 isoform X1, which encodes MNKDYARIEMDLAFGSAKPYGSSRSIVRRIASSLPFNPCPRVHFQLYPYNEDAGVLIGSRRQNGLVASLADVAWIDRDEEDDEDSFGRNRSAIPPGFVFRARQPHPQRKPLTRQRSLPSLHEGTPDPQGPTISNNETTQKISALETELAKLRAQIAQLVLAQEKTTQPAATTGTPPPPPCGTLPPPPPPPPPPPPPPAPSSLQRTFSAIDLIKERRGKKTDSQTVLDSRPAEIPSMLDVLKDMSKVKLRSVKSRPGESEAKVKSSEPADAAALIAEALKRKFAHRYRHDSEQADKEEFKLPVSEVKPQTESPLFGQHMLKSTGKRKLL
- the mtfr1 gene encoding mitochondrial fission regulator 1 isoform X2, whose amino-acid sequence is MNKDYARIEMDLAFGSAKPYGSSRSIVRRIASSLPFNPCPRVHFQLYPYNEDAGVLIGSRRQNGLVASLADVAWIDRDEEDDEDSFGRSAIPPGFVFRARQPHPQRKPLTRQRSLPSLHEGTPDPQGPTISNNETTQKISALETELAKLRAQIAQLVLAQEKTTQPAATTGTPPPPPCGTLPPPPPPPPPPPPPPAPSSLQRTFSAIDLIKERRGKKTDSQTVLDSRPAEIPSMLDVLKDMSKVKLRSVKSRPGESEAKVKSSEPADAAALIAEALKRKFAHRYRHDSEQADKEEFKLPVSEVKPQTESPLFGQHMLKSTGKRKLL